The following are encoded together in the Primulina tabacum isolate GXHZ01 chromosome 18, ASM2559414v2, whole genome shotgun sequence genome:
- the LOC142533859 gene encoding LEAF RUST 10 DISEASE-RESISTANCE LOCUS RECEPTOR-LIKE PROTEIN KINASE-like 1.2, whose product MLNCSDLGSPVLGLPGNEYVIEGISYTNRNFRVIDSAVLNSNSSSCLPGIRNSTLYTQPQFDHVDVTHLRLFGDCRKTLTNDLSRYQVDCGNWDLALYDDGRDENLIRIALEDCPRNVLVPVDGAGQSGGGNGGIGDVLEVAKKGFELNWIAADCDACEISGGRRGFNETFYKFMCFCPDRPHSASCPRGLED is encoded by the coding sequence ATGCTAAACTGCAGCGATCTTGGATCCCCAGTTCTTGGATTACCCGGAAACGAATATGTAATCGAGGGAATTTCTTATACAAACCGGAATTTTCGTGTGATTGATTCAGCTGTTTTAAActcaaattccagcagctgtcTCCCAGGAATTAGAAACAGCACGCTTTATACGCAACCCCAGTTCGATCACGTAGATGTAACACATCTCCGTTTGTTCGGAGACTGCCGGAAGACGTTAACTAATGATCTGTCTAGGTACCAGGTTGACTGTGGTAACTGGGACTTGGCATTGTATGATGATGGTAGAGATGAAAACTTGATCAGAATTGCGCTGGAAGATTGCCCAAGAAACGTTCTGGTGCCGGTGGATGGGGCCGGCCAATCGGGCGGTGGAAACGGCGGAATTGGAGATGTCCTCGAGGTTGCCAAGAAGGGATTCGAATTGAACTGGATAGCAGCCGATTGTGACGCATGTGAAATAAGTGGTGGGCGCCGTGGATTTAACGAAACTTTTTATAAATTCATGTGTTTCTGCCCTGACAGACCTCATTCCGCCAGTTGCCCACGCG